The following proteins are encoded in a genomic region of Periophthalmus magnuspinnatus isolate fPerMag1 chromosome 23, fPerMag1.2.pri, whole genome shotgun sequence:
- the LOC117391744 gene encoding protein mono-ADP-ribosyltransferase PARP12-like has protein sequence METEILKYILDNQGAVITSDLLFNLCNTSTLSEIICNNDKFKTCLFNGTPKVVVRSPVKLCWRKDCPGCGGLHLCKSFLLTESCQFTYTRRGCIFSHDLHSGHNEIILTKFGLETLSRAQLCLLLLQSNNNNLLPPICHNYNNRNGCEDTSCTRLHICEKFLNSDCSCFRTHDFLAPQPLKLLQDKRIPACMIRSLKCVYANKQALWLADKLNSRRNVNSDPQAASSLDLTHDSDDSQDSHNSGHHTDSNTRTNPNSNRGRGGRGRGGHIRGGRGNSDNSQDPTKKSDNISHNPKRNRKSQGQRDKTEICMYFIKGHCKYEDHCFKAHVKMPYMWEINVNGKWTPMADNEKIEQAYCDPENTYSTTSPPVYFDTMKSGENEVRRLSTINSVLEPDFIHTTDWLWYWEDDNGRWQQYGANASVHQPASVTSKFLEEMYLENGKAVIPFKAGSQSYELSFQDMIQTNVKYLTKRVVRRRPQFVSAAEVPTKRKRLANTTAAVPDYWDKTQISPTEHRRICLQPSLAEYKEIHELFCQTMKGFEILKIERIQNKAVWEAFQLHKNHMKNKNNGQPVAEKKLFHGTEPSHVETICATNFDWRLCGVNGTAYGQGSYFARDAKYSHSYTGTSQDRFMFVSRILVGQYTRGRSEYRRPPSKDGSDVNLYDSCVDDVMNPSIFVVFEKQQIYPEYILQYRDRAQQHTTNQLAATPIVPPTPTVTVSVPPAPSAASLNPLVTNLTTTSFPASTKASVTNPAITPSNMSLATNMAPTPATRPSVTSPTSPSNPVSTFSPRSPNSMQTSPTAASTIRSVDYLASTPHTFTSDTSFRFAATRLQATTYPTSSSAAFQRSSSKQQKTCIIA, from the exons ATGGAGACGGAGATTTTGAAGTATATTTTGGACAATCAGGGAGCTGTGATCACCTCGGACTTGTTGTTTAACTTGTGCAACACTTCAACACTTTCAGAGATTATTTGTAATAACGACAAGTTTAAGACGTGTTTATTCAATGGGACGCCGAAGGTTGTCGTCCGGAGCCCAGTGAAACTCTGCTGGCGTAAGGACTGTCCGGGCTGTGGGGGCCTGCACCTCTGTAAAAGCTTCCTCCTCACAGAGTCTTGTCAGTTTACTTACACGAG GAGAGGATGCATATTCTCCCACGACCTCCATTCAGGCCACAATGAGATCATCCTCACAAAGTTTGGTCTGGAAACACTGTCCAGGGCCCAGCTGTGCCTCCTGCTGCTCcagagcaacaacaacaacctccTGCCTCCT ATCTGCCATAATTACAATAACCGTAATGGATGTGAGGACACATCCTGCACGAGACTGCACATTTGTGAGAAGTTCCTCAATTCTGACTGCAGCTGCTTCAGGACACATGACTTTCTCGCCCCCCAGCCACTAAAACTCCTGCAGGACAAACGTATCCCTGCATGTATGATTAGATCTTTAAAATGTGTCTATGCAAATAAACAGGCACTGTGGTTGGCTGACAAGTTAAACAGTAGGAGAAATGTAAATAGTGATCCACAGGCAGCCTCTAGTTTAGATCTTACCCATGACAGTGACGACAGCCAAGACAGCCATAACTCTGGCCATCACACTGATTCTAATACAAGAACAAATCCGAATTCAAACAGGGGTCGTGGTGGTCGGGGGAGGGGAGGTCATATTAGAGGAGGCAGGGGCAACAGTGATAATAGCCAGGATCCTACCAAAAAGTCAGATAACATAAGTCATAATCCAAAACGCAACAGAAAAAGTCAAGGACAAAGAg ATAAAACTGAAATCTGCATGTACTTCATCAAGGGACACTGCAAATATGAAG ATCACTGTTTCAAAGCTCATGTTAAGATGCCATACATGTGGGAGATCAATGTGAATGGCAAGTGGACTCCTATGGCTGATAATGAAAAGATTGAGCAGGCCTACTGTGATCCTGAAAATACATACAG TACGACCTCCCCTCCTGTGTATTTTGACACAATGAAGAGTGGAGAAAATGAAGTGAGACGCCTCTCAACCATAAACTCGGTTCTGGAACCAGATTTCATTCACACCACTGACTGGCTTTGGTACTGGGAGGACGACAATGGCAGGTGGCAGCAGTATGGAGCGAAT GCAAGTGTGCATCAGCCGGCCAGTGTCACCAGTAAATTCCTGGAGGAAATGTATCTGGAAAATGGCAAAGCTGTGATCCCGTTCAAAGCTGGTTCACAGTCATATGAACTCAGTTTTCAGG ACATGATTCAAACCAACGTAAAGTATTTGACAAAGAGGGTGGTGAGGAGACGTCCTCAGTTTGTCTCTGCAGCTGAAGTCCCCACAAAGAG GAAGCGTTTAGCAAACACCACTGCTGCTGTACCAGACTACTGGGACAAAACACAGATTTCTCCAACTGAACATAGG CGTATCTGTCTCCAGCCATCTCTTGCTGAATATAAAGAGATCCACGAACTTTTCTGTCAAACCATGAAAGGATTTGAGATTCTGAAAATTGAAAGGATTCAAAACAAAGCTGTCTGGGAAGCCTTTCAGCT acaTAAGAATCAtatgaagaacaagaacaatggACAACCAGTGGCAGAGAAAAAGCTTTTTCATGGGACCGAGCCTTCACATGTAGAAACTATATGTGCCACTAACTTTGACTGGAGACTCTGTGGAGTCAATGGGACAGCTTATGGTCAAG GAAGTTATTTCGCACGAGATGCCAAGTACTCCCACAGCTACACTGGCACCTCTCAAGACCggttcatgtttgtgtctcgGATTTTGGTCGGACAATACACCAGAGGCCGCTCTGAATATAGAAGACCTCCCTCTAAAGACGGAAGTGACGTGAATCTTTACGACAGCTGTGTGGACGATGTCATGAACCCGTCCATCTTTGTTGTGTTTGAGAAGCAGCAGATCTACCCTGAATACATCCTTCAGTACAGAGATAGGGCCCAACAACATACCACCAACCAACTAGCGGCCACACCAATAGTACCACCAACACCTACAGTTACAGTCTCTGTGCCACCTGCACCCTCAGCAGCATCCCTGAATCCTTTGGTGACAAATCTGACCACTACATCCTTTCCAGCGTCCACAAAAGCTTCAGTAACAAATCCAGCCATTACACCCTCAAACATGTCCTTAGCGACAAATATGGCCCCTACACCTGCTACAAGGCCATCTGTTACATCTCCTACAAGCCCATCTAATCCTGTCTCCACATTCTCACCAAGATCACCAAACTCTATGCAAACAAGTCCAACTGCTGCATCCACAATAAGATCAGTTGATTATTTAGCATCAACtccacacacatttacatctgaTACATCATTTAGGTTTGCAGCAACTAGATTGCAGGCAACCACATATCCAACAAGTTCAAGTGCTGCATTTCAAAGATCAtcatcaaaacaacaaaagacatGTATTATTGCATAG